One Halobaculum sp. CBA1158 DNA segment encodes these proteins:
- a CDS encoding MFS transporter yields MAIPSRYRRHLMWATLAFGFLFVNFFRNSTAVLAGDLAAVFDATAAELGLLHSSFFYVYAAAQLPSGLLVDRYGPRRVVSIGLAGMAVGVAGFAAADSFAFGFAARFLAGLSGAAIYVAVLRFCANWYAPEEFATMTGFTIAAAGIGGVLATTPLALAAGAAGWRTVLYAAAAGVFLAALAVGVFVRDRPADPDDRPAGADSGTDTDSFREVLAGARRVLGDVDTWLMGVALFLIFGLNFTVIGLWGVPYIVHLYDVPVATAATAVLAANVGFAIGSPAFGALSDRTGRRTEVIVASCVVFVLSYGVIFVAITPPLAVVALVLFLGMGMTGGASVAYTVAKERHLEDSGAATGTVNGMAYFGAAVFPAVLGAALDAYWTGRVVDGARAYTPAGYRVAFGIVVAGGVVATVCALALHVRQRRRGEGADAVAASAAGDD; encoded by the coding sequence ATGGCGATCCCCTCGCGGTACCGCCGTCACCTGATGTGGGCGACGCTCGCGTTCGGCTTCCTGTTCGTGAACTTCTTCCGCAACTCGACGGCGGTGCTCGCGGGCGACCTCGCGGCCGTGTTCGACGCGACGGCCGCCGAGCTCGGGCTGTTGCACTCCTCGTTCTTCTACGTGTACGCGGCCGCACAGCTCCCGTCCGGGCTGCTCGTCGACCGCTACGGCCCGCGCCGCGTCGTCTCGATCGGACTCGCCGGAATGGCCGTCGGCGTCGCGGGCTTCGCCGCGGCCGACAGCTTCGCGTTCGGCTTCGCCGCGCGCTTTCTCGCCGGCCTGAGCGGCGCGGCGATCTACGTCGCTGTCCTGCGGTTCTGCGCGAACTGGTACGCCCCCGAGGAGTTCGCGACGATGACGGGATTCACCATCGCGGCCGCGGGCATCGGCGGCGTGCTGGCGACGACTCCGCTGGCGCTGGCCGCCGGAGCAGCGGGCTGGCGGACCGTCCTGTACGCCGCCGCCGCCGGGGTGTTCCTCGCCGCCCTCGCCGTCGGCGTCTTCGTCCGCGACCGTCCGGCCGACCCCGACGACCGGCCCGCGGGCGCGGATTCGGGCACGGACACCGACTCCTTCCGGGAGGTGCTGGCTGGCGCGCGCCGGGTCCTTGGCGACGTGGACACGTGGCTCATGGGCGTGGCGCTGTTTCTCATCTTCGGGCTCAACTTCACCGTCATCGGCCTGTGGGGCGTGCCGTACATCGTCCACCTGTACGACGTGCCGGTGGCGACGGCGGCGACGGCCGTGCTGGCGGCGAACGTCGGCTTCGCGATCGGGTCGCCGGCGTTCGGCGCGCTCTCGGACCGCACGGGCCGGCGAACCGAGGTGATCGTCGCCTCCTGCGTCGTGTTCGTCCTCTCGTACGGCGTCATCTTCGTCGCGATCACCCCGCCGCTGGCGGTCGTCGCGCTCGTGCTGTTCCTCGGCATGGGAATGACCGGCGGCGCGTCGGTCGCTTACACTGTCGCCAAGGAGCGCCACCTCGAGGACAGCGGCGCGGCCACGGGCACGGTCAACGGGATGGCGTACTTCGGCGCGGCTGTCTTCCCGGCCGTGCTCGGGGCGGCGCTGGACGCCTACTGGACCGGTCGCGTCGTCGACGGCGCGCGGGCGTACACCCCCGCGGGCTACCGCGTCGCCTTCGGGATCGTCGTCGCCGGCGGCGTGGTCGCGACGGTCTGCGCGCTCGCGCTCCACGTCCGACAGCGCCGCCGAGGGGAGGGAGCCGACGCGGTCGCCGCCTCGGCCGCGGGCGACGACTGA
- a CDS encoding mRNA surveillance protein pelota, translating into MRIDSRGRGEEGRERLTVVPETTDDLWHLSHVLEPGDHVEADTTRRVTRDDDQLRDKGGEREHMRVTIEVEDVEFARFANRLRVGGLIVDCSREDEIGHHHTINVEERTDLVIEKRFKPDQIERIEEAEEATDAPDVAIATVEEGAAYVHTVQQYGTEEYASFTKPTGKGDFARPREELFEELGSALSHLDPEAVILAGPGFTKNDARDYIAEEYRDLPDRISVVDTSAAGDRGVHEVLKRGAVADVQRETRIAREAELIDELTERIAEGAKATYGVDETMEAAEFGAIETLLIVDDRLRAERQGEGDWDVDVNDLIETAEQKGGDVVVFSGEFAPGQQLRNLGGVAALLRYRLQ; encoded by the coding sequence ATGCGAATCGACTCGCGCGGCCGCGGCGAGGAGGGCCGCGAGCGCCTCACGGTCGTCCCCGAGACGACGGACGACCTGTGGCACCTCTCGCACGTCCTCGAACCGGGCGACCACGTCGAGGCCGACACGACCCGGCGGGTCACCCGCGACGACGACCAACTCAGGGACAAAGGCGGCGAGCGCGAGCACATGCGCGTCACCATCGAGGTGGAGGACGTGGAGTTCGCCCGCTTCGCGAACCGACTGCGCGTGGGCGGCCTGATCGTCGACTGCTCGCGCGAGGACGAGATCGGTCACCACCACACGATCAACGTCGAGGAGCGCACCGACCTGGTCATCGAGAAGCGGTTCAAGCCCGACCAGATCGAGCGCATCGAGGAGGCCGAGGAGGCCACCGACGCCCCCGACGTGGCGATCGCGACCGTCGAGGAGGGAGCGGCGTACGTTCACACGGTCCAGCAGTACGGCACCGAGGAGTACGCCAGCTTCACCAAGCCGACCGGAAAGGGCGACTTCGCCCGCCCCCGCGAGGAACTGTTCGAGGAGCTGGGATCGGCGCTGTCGCACCTCGACCCCGAGGCCGTGATCCTCGCGGGTCCGGGGTTCACGAAGAACGACGCCCGCGACTACATCGCCGAGGAGTACCGGGACCTGCCCGACCGGATCAGCGTCGTCGACACCTCCGCCGCCGGCGACCGCGGCGTCCACGAGGTGCTCAAGCGCGGTGCCGTCGCCGACGTGCAGCGCGAGACGCGCATCGCCCGCGAGGCGGAGCTGATCGACGAGCTCACCGAGCGCATCGCCGAGGGCGCGAAGGCGACCTACGGCGTCGATGAGACGATGGAGGCCGCCGAGTTCGGCGCGATCGAGACGCTGCTCATCGTCGACGACCGACTCCGGGCCGAGCGCCAAGGCGAGGGCGACTGGGACGTGGACGTGAACGACCTGATCGAGACGGCCGAGCAGAAGGGCGGCGACGTGGTCGTCTTCTCCGGGGAGTTCGCGCCGGGCCAACAGCTCCGGAACCTGGGGGGCGTCGCCGCGCTCCTGCGGTACCGACTCCAGTAA
- the rqcH gene encoding ribosome rescue protein RqcH, translating to MDPKTEMTSVDLAALAGELSRYEGAKVDKVYLYGDDLVRFKLRDYDRGRVELLVETGDVKRCHVADPARVPDAPGRPPEFAKTLRSRLAGGELADAAQFEFDRILTFDFERPDENTRVVAELFGEGNVAVLDDTGEVQRSLETVRLKSRTVAPGSRYEFPQSRVNPFDVRYEVFEARMEESDTDVVRTLATQLNMGGLYAEEFCTRAGVEKTLDIADADEEQYRPIHDAIERMGERLRAGDLDPRVYLEDDAVVDVTPFPLEEREGVESEAYDDFNAALDEYFHRLDLTEDEEVDDAPDFEAEIAKKQRIIDQQEGAIDDFEERAEAEREKAEAVYAHYDLVDDVLSTIQAAREEGRGWEEIDETFLEGADRGIPEAEAVRGVDGSAATVEVDLDGTVVTLDALTGPEKNADRLYTEAKRIEGKKEGALEAIENTREELEAVKRRKEEWAEGDGDSSAGDGETDDAGEADADGDEDAETDWLSRSSIPVKRHDYWYDRFRWFETSDGFLVIGGRNADQNEELVKNYMEGDDLFCHAQAHGGPVTLIKATDPSEAARDVTIPESSREEAAQFAVSYSSVWKDGRGAGDAYVVTPDQVSKTPESGEYIEKGGFVIRGDRDYYRDVPAEVAVGVQAEPETRVVGGPPSAVEPRAATTVRLTPGRFAQNDAAMKCYRILKDRFADDTFVRKVASADLIQEFLPPGESDVHEG from the coding sequence ATGGACCCGAAAACAGAGATGACGAGCGTCGACCTCGCGGCCCTCGCCGGGGAGCTCTCTCGGTACGAGGGCGCGAAGGTGGACAAGGTCTACCTCTACGGCGACGACCTCGTCCGCTTCAAGCTCCGCGACTACGACCGCGGGCGGGTCGAACTCCTCGTCGAGACCGGCGACGTGAAGCGATGTCACGTCGCCGACCCCGCACGCGTCCCCGACGCGCCCGGTCGACCCCCGGAGTTCGCGAAGACCCTCCGCTCGCGGCTGGCGGGCGGCGAACTCGCCGACGCAGCCCAGTTCGAGTTCGACCGGATCCTCACCTTCGACTTCGAGCGCCCGGACGAGAACACGCGCGTCGTCGCGGAGCTGTTCGGCGAGGGGAACGTCGCCGTCCTCGACGACACCGGCGAGGTCCAGCGCAGCCTCGAGACGGTCCGCCTGAAGTCGCGGACGGTCGCGCCGGGCAGCCGGTACGAGTTCCCGCAGTCGCGGGTGAACCCCTTCGACGTGCGCTACGAGGTGTTCGAGGCCCGGATGGAGGAGTCCGACACCGACGTGGTGCGAACGCTCGCGACGCAGTTGAACATGGGCGGCCTCTACGCCGAGGAGTTCTGCACCCGCGCGGGCGTCGAGAAGACCCTCGACATCGCCGACGCCGACGAGGAGCAGTACCGACCGATCCACGACGCGATCGAGCGCATGGGCGAGCGGCTCCGCGCGGGCGACCTCGACCCTCGGGTGTACCTGGAGGACGACGCGGTCGTCGACGTGACGCCGTTCCCGCTGGAGGAGCGCGAGGGCGTCGAGTCGGAGGCGTACGACGACTTCAACGCCGCGCTCGACGAGTACTTCCACCGGCTCGACCTCACCGAGGACGAGGAGGTCGACGACGCCCCCGACTTCGAGGCGGAGATCGCCAAGAAGCAGCGAATCATCGACCAGCAGGAGGGGGCCATCGACGACTTCGAGGAGCGCGCGGAGGCGGAGCGCGAGAAGGCCGAGGCCGTCTACGCCCACTACGACCTCGTCGACGACGTGCTCTCGACGATCCAGGCCGCCCGCGAGGAGGGCCGCGGCTGGGAGGAGATCGACGAGACGTTCCTCGAGGGCGCAGACCGGGGCATCCCCGAGGCCGAGGCGGTGCGGGGCGTCGACGGCTCCGCGGCCACCGTCGAGGTCGACCTCGACGGGACGGTCGTCACGCTCGACGCCCTGACCGGCCCCGAGAAGAACGCCGACCGACTCTACACGGAGGCGAAGCGCATCGAGGGGAAAAAAGAGGGCGCGCTCGAGGCGATCGAGAACACCCGCGAGGAACTGGAAGCGGTCAAACGCCGAAAGGAGGAGTGGGCGGAGGGAGACGGCGACTCCTCGGCCGGCGACGGCGAGACCGACGACGCCGGAGAGGCGGACGCCGACGGCGACGAGGACGCGGAGACCGACTGGCTCTCCCGGTCGTCGATCCCGGTCAAGCGGCACGACTACTGGTACGACCGCTTCCGGTGGTTCGAGACGAGCGACGGGTTCCTCGTGATCGGCGGGCGAAACGCCGATCAGAACGAGGAACTCGTGAAGAACTACATGGAGGGCGACGACCTGTTCTGCCACGCGCAGGCCCACGGCGGCCCGGTCACCCTGATCAAGGCGACCGACCCGTCGGAGGCCGCCCGCGACGTGACGATCCCGGAGTCCTCGCGCGAGGAAGCCGCCCAGTTCGCCGTCTCGTACTCGTCGGTGTGGAAGGACGGCCGCGGCGCGGGCGACGCGTACGTCGTCACGCCCGATCAGGTGTCGAAGACGCCCGAGTCCGGCGAGTACATCGAGAAGGGCGGGTTCGTCATCCGCGGCGACCGCGACTACTACCGGGACGTGCCCGCGGAGGTCGCCGTCGGCGTCCAGGCCGAACCCGAGACCAGGGTCGTCGGCGGGCCGCCGTCGGCCGTCGAGCCGCGGGCGGCGACGACCGTCCGGCTCACGCCGGGACGGTTCGCGCAGAACGACGCGGCGATGAAGTGCTACCGAATCCTGAAGGACCGATTCGCCGACGACACGTTCGTCCGCAAGGTCGCCTCGGCGGACCTGATACAGGAGTTCCTTCCGCCGGGCGAGAGCGACGTGCACGAGGGGTAA
- a CDS encoding MFS transporter → MLAHGMVHTYELSVPIFIPIWLAEFDVISLGPVEIAVTSATLGVLVTVGYGLFGLGALPGGILVDRVGSRRLITACLVGMAASFLLLGIAPGLVAVTLAMVVWGVAASVYHPAGLALLSKGVEERGTGFAYHGMAGNLGIGLGPLVTTLMLLFLEWRTVAAILAVPALAAALYAVRASFDETAAVETAADGGDVDAGDSKASSGVDSLAEFVSESRLLFTGSFALVFLVVMMSGLYYRGVLTFMPELLDDLPGFAPVVVGSLLPSGLADLLGDLATREVSPANYVYSGLLMIGVVGQYVGGKLTDRIPVERGIALSFGLLGVLALLFLPVANLGFGPFLVFGAVLGIALFVVQPFYQATVAEYTPAGTRGLSYGFTYLGVFGIGALGGAVAGTVLTYANPPTLFAVLAAFGFVAAGAGVVLSRR, encoded by the coding sequence ATGCTGGCACACGGCATGGTCCACACCTACGAACTCTCGGTCCCCATCTTCATCCCCATCTGGCTCGCCGAGTTCGACGTGATCTCGCTGGGCCCCGTCGAGATCGCGGTCACCTCGGCGACGCTGGGCGTACTCGTCACGGTCGGCTACGGCCTGTTCGGCCTGGGCGCGCTCCCGGGCGGGATCCTCGTGGACCGCGTCGGCTCCCGCCGACTCATCACCGCCTGTCTCGTCGGGATGGCCGCCTCCTTCCTCCTGCTCGGGATCGCCCCGGGGCTCGTCGCCGTCACGCTCGCGATGGTCGTGTGGGGCGTCGCCGCGTCGGTGTACCACCCGGCCGGTCTCGCGCTGCTGTCGAAGGGCGTCGAGGAACGCGGCACCGGCTTCGCCTACCACGGCATGGCGGGCAACCTCGGTATCGGACTCGGCCCGCTCGTGACCACGCTCATGCTCCTGTTTCTCGAGTGGCGCACGGTCGCGGCGATCCTCGCGGTGCCCGCGCTGGCGGCGGCGCTGTACGCGGTCCGCGCGAGCTTCGACGAGACGGCGGCCGTCGAGACGGCCGCGGACGGAGGGGACGTGGACGCGGGGGACTCGAAGGCGTCCTCCGGCGTCGACTCGCTCGCGGAGTTCGTCTCCGAGTCGCGTCTGCTGTTTACTGGCAGCTTCGCGCTCGTGTTCCTCGTCGTGATGATGTCCGGACTGTACTACCGGGGCGTGCTCACGTTCATGCCCGAACTGCTCGACGACCTCCCGGGCTTCGCGCCGGTCGTCGTCGGGTCGCTGCTGCCGAGCGGGCTCGCGGACCTCCTCGGCGACCTCGCGACGCGAGAGGTGTCGCCTGCGAACTACGTCTACTCCGGACTGCTCATGATCGGCGTCGTCGGCCAGTACGTCGGCGGGAAGCTCACCGACCGCATCCCCGTCGAGCGCGGGATCGCGCTGAGCTTCGGACTGTTGGGCGTGCTCGCGCTGCTGTTCCTCCCGGTCGCGAACCTCGGGTTCGGGCCGTTCCTCGTCTTCGGTGCCGTGCTGGGTATCGCGCTGTTCGTCGTCCAGCCGTTCTACCAGGCGACCGTCGCCGAGTACACCCCCGCGGGCACCCGCGGGCTGTCGTACGGCTTCACCTATCTCGGCGTGTTCGGCATCGGCGCGCTCGGCGGCGCGGTCGCCGGCACCGTGCTGACGTACGCGAACCCCCCGACGCTGTTCGCTGTGCTCGCGGCGTTCGGGTTCGTCGCCGCCGGGGCGGGCGTCGTGCTGTCGCGGCGGTAG
- the udk gene encoding uridine kinase has translation MAYPSFVVGIAGGTGAGKTTVSRLITERVADSVTRIPLDNYYRDLSHLDFEERRQVNYDHPEAFEWELLREHLETLLSGGSVEMPQYDFEIHNREDDTVTVEPTDVIVLEGILALYDEGINDMLDLRLYVETDADVRILRRIERDVVDRGRDLEGVIDQYLSTVKPMHEQFIEPTKKHADLIIPEGANSMAVNLLEEKLQNEVEGEGVRTWEREELEREVAGERAANRDSTPAPGPE, from the coding sequence ATGGCGTACCCCTCGTTCGTCGTCGGTATCGCCGGGGGGACCGGCGCGGGCAAGACGACGGTGTCGCGGCTCATCACCGAGCGCGTCGCCGACTCCGTGACCCGGATCCCGCTGGACAACTACTACCGCGACCTCTCACACCTCGACTTCGAGGAGCGCCGTCAGGTGAACTACGACCACCCGGAGGCGTTCGAGTGGGAGCTGTTACGCGAGCACCTCGAGACCCTGCTGTCGGGCGGGAGCGTCGAGATGCCGCAGTACGACTTCGAGATCCACAACCGCGAGGACGATACCGTGACCGTCGAGCCGACCGACGTGATCGTGCTGGAGGGGATCCTCGCGCTGTACGACGAGGGGATCAACGACATGCTCGACCTTCGGCTGTACGTCGAGACGGACGCGGACGTGCGGATCCTCCGCCGGATCGAGCGCGATGTGGTCGACCGCGGCCGCGACCTCGAGGGCGTGATCGACCAGTACCTCTCGACGGTGAAGCCGATGCACGAGCAGTTCATCGAGCCGACGAAGAAGCACGCGGACCTGATCATCCCCGAGGGCGCAAACTCGATGGCCGTCAACCTCCTCGAGGAGAAGCTTCAAAACGAGGTGGAAGGCGAGGGGGTCCGCACCTGGGAGCGCGAGGAACTCGAACGGGAGGTCGCCGGCGAGCGCGCCGCCAACCGAGACTCGACGCCCGCCCCCGGCCCCGAGTAG
- a CDS encoding ornithine cyclodeaminase family protein has translation MTETLFLTSAEVDGLATPAEYVEAVREGYRQVGEGAPAEPRTKLTNAEPPGMLTTYAAVLPETGAMGGYMYAAGFGERDAWFATPLFDAESGEPLALLDGASMNPYKTGAAGAVGVDALAREDAASVAVIGSGAQARGQLKATATVRDLETVWVYSPTKENREAFAGDLNPQLDASVAAVASAAAAVEDADVVITATTASEPVFDGDLLEPGTHVTAMGQYDADKRELDHATIERSVYVPDLRARADPGGDAGSFLSALEAGVVDEDHIHAELGEVVAGAAPGREDDDDVTVFDSGGTGIETVASAYMLYERAREADLGQSIDFAPASEALTGE, from the coding sequence ATGACGGAGACGCTGTTCCTGACGAGCGCCGAGGTCGACGGGCTCGCGACGCCCGCCGAGTACGTCGAGGCGGTCCGCGAGGGGTACCGCCAGGTCGGCGAGGGCGCGCCGGCGGAGCCGCGGACGAAGCTCACGAACGCCGAGCCGCCGGGGATGCTCACCACCTACGCGGCCGTGCTACCCGAGACGGGCGCGATGGGCGGGTACATGTACGCCGCCGGCTTCGGCGAGCGCGACGCGTGGTTCGCGACGCCGCTGTTCGACGCGGAGTCGGGCGAGCCGCTGGCGCTGCTCGACGGGGCGTCGATGAACCCCTACAAGACGGGCGCGGCCGGCGCGGTCGGGGTCGACGCGCTCGCCCGCGAGGACGCCGCCTCGGTGGCCGTGATCGGCTCGGGCGCGCAGGCCCGGGGACAGCTCAAGGCCACCGCGACCGTGCGCGACCTCGAGACCGTCTGGGTGTACTCCCCGACGAAGGAGAACCGAGAGGCGTTCGCCGGCGACCTGAACCCGCAGCTCGACGCCTCCGTCGCCGCAGTCGCCAGCGCCGCCGCCGCCGTCGAGGACGCCGACGTCGTCATCACGGCGACGACCGCGAGCGAACCGGTGTTCGACGGCGACCTCCTGGAGCCGGGCACACACGTCACCGCGATGGGGCAGTACGACGCCGACAAGCGCGAACTCGACCACGCGACCATCGAGCGGTCGGTGTACGTTCCGGACCTGCGCGCCCGCGCCGACCCCGGCGGCGACGCCGGGTCGTTCCTCTCGGCGCTGGAGGCTGGCGTCGTCGACGAGGACCACATCCACGCGGAACTGGGCGAGGTCGTCGCCGGCGCGGCCCCGGGGCGCGAGGACGACGACGACGTCACCGTCTTCGACTCCGGAGGCACCGGTATCGAGACGGTCGCGTCGGCGTACATGCTGTACGAGCGGGCCCGCGAGGCGGACCTCGGACAGTCGATCGACTTCGCGCCGGCGAGCGAGGCGCTGACCGGCGAGTAG
- a CDS encoding DUF4013 domain-containing protein has product MLPEAIRFPLGDPADRGAAAEALAVGGGLHLLAAVSWPVVPLPLFPLVAVVGYLVRVLGVAGDASDPGRLPSFRSPAAIVRDGLVGSALVVGFLLVPTVVLVVTVAGAIGGAAGGGIDPTTPLGYGATLVGGTATLLFAVATVYPLPAVLAAYARGDPADGTVSRVRDALSPRQLRGTVSTGRYFYAWTVGATLLLLGTVLAGSGNRVASLVGFFGLFYLEVAAAAVWSRGVGGNR; this is encoded by the coding sequence GTGCTCCCCGAGGCGATCCGGTTCCCGCTCGGCGACCCCGCAGACCGCGGCGCGGCCGCCGAGGCGCTGGCGGTCGGCGGCGGACTCCACCTGCTGGCTGCCGTGTCATGGCCGGTCGTTCCCCTGCCGCTGTTCCCCCTCGTCGCGGTCGTCGGCTACCTCGTGCGCGTGCTCGGCGTCGCCGGCGACGCCAGCGACCCGGGGCGGCTCCCATCGTTTCGATCGCCGGCGGCGATCGTCCGCGACGGCCTCGTCGGCTCCGCGCTCGTCGTCGGGTTCCTCCTGGTCCCGACGGTCGTCCTCGTCGTCACCGTCGCCGGCGCGATCGGCGGTGCCGCCGGCGGGGGGATCGACCCGACGACGCCGCTGGGGTACGGCGCGACGCTCGTCGGCGGGACAGCTACCCTGCTGTTCGCGGTCGCGACGGTCTACCCGCTCCCGGCCGTGTTGGCGGCGTACGCCCGCGGCGACCCGGCCGACGGGACGGTCTCGCGGGTTCGCGACGCGCTGTCGCCTCGGCAACTCCGAGGGACCGTCTCGACTGGGCGGTACTTCTACGCGTGGACCGTCGGCGCGACGCTGCTGTTGCTGGGGACGGTCCTCGCCGGATCGGGAAACAGGGTCGCGAGCCTCGTCGGCTTCTTCGGGCTGTTCTACCTGGAGGTCGCCGCCGCGGCCGTCTGGAGCCGCGGCGTCGGGGGAAACCGTTAA
- a CDS encoding GNAT family N-acetyltransferase, with product MTERNSDEAGPGRPSDGDYSVTVVDTQTDWEAVVALRMAVFVDEQGVPEELELDEHDADPLESSVDHLLVRDAGRDDADGDDADGGNADDDNRDGDDPPGDPVAVARLRAVDAEEYAGGGDYGDGGTSVGDAEDRAGDDEYRAGDAASDDGDGRVAKIERVAVARERRGEGWGARVMRAAEARARDRDLSAVVLHAQTRAAGFYEGLGYAVDDGVGTFDEDGIEHVRMRRTL from the coding sequence ATGACCGAGCGGAACTCCGACGAGGCTGGGCCGGGTCGGCCGTCCGACGGCGACTACTCCGTCACGGTCGTCGACACCCAGACCGATTGGGAGGCGGTCGTCGCGCTCCGCATGGCCGTCTTCGTCGACGAACAGGGCGTCCCCGAGGAACTGGAACTCGACGAACACGACGCCGACCCACTCGAGTCGTCGGTCGATCACCTGCTCGTTCGCGACGCCGGGAGAGACGACGCAGACGGAGACGACGCGGACGGCGGAAACGCGGACGATGACAACAGGGACGGGGACGACCCCCCGGGCGACCCGGTCGCAGTCGCCCGCCTCCGCGCCGTCGACGCCGAGGAATACGCCGGAGGCGGCGATTACGGCGATGGCGGCACCTCCGTCGGCGACGCCGAGGACCGCGCGGGCGACGACGAGTACCGCGCGGGCGACGCCGCGAGCGACGACGGCGACGGTCGGGTCGCGAAGATCGAACGCGTGGCCGTCGCCCGCGAGCGTCGGGGCGAGGGCTGGGGGGCGCGCGTGATGCGCGCCGCGGAGGCGCGCGCTCGCGACCGCGACCTCTCGGCGGTCGTCCTCCACGCGCAGACGCGGGCGGCGGGGTTCTACGAGGGACTCGGCTACGCCGTCGACGACGGGGTCGGCACCTTCGACGAGGACGGGATCGAGCACGTTCGGATGCGCCGCACGCTCTGA
- a CDS encoding DUF4013 domain-containing protein has protein sequence MLEDALRYPLDSDDRLATLVIGGLLLVFSFLILPAFVLQGYLLRVLRSSANGDAAAPSFTDWGDLLVDGLKLLVVSVIYGVGITIPFVVGAAVIGLGGLTGSDAGLAAFGILGVLVLLVASLVAIVVGYVLPAAITNFALEGSIGAAFDLAAIREAAFSSRYLVGVLLGVVLGGVINTVASPLAFLLVGIPLLFYGQVVTYYCFGRGFAEATGVHGGGDGGVDREDDGDARMTTETL, from the coding sequence ATGCTAGAGGACGCGCTCCGGTATCCGCTCGACAGCGACGACCGACTCGCGACGCTCGTGATCGGCGGACTGTTGCTGGTGTTCAGCTTCCTGATCCTTCCGGCGTTCGTCCTCCAGGGATATCTCCTCCGCGTGCTGCGTTCGTCGGCGAACGGCGACGCGGCAGCGCCGTCGTTCACCGACTGGGGCGACCTGCTCGTGGACGGACTGAAACTGCTCGTGGTCTCCGTGATCTACGGGGTCGGGATCACCATACCCTTCGTGGTCGGCGCGGCCGTCATCGGACTGGGCGGACTCACGGGGAGCGACGCCGGTCTCGCGGCATTCGGGATCCTCGGCGTGTTGGTCCTGCTCGTCGCGTCGCTCGTCGCCATCGTCGTCGGCTACGTCCTGCCGGCCGCGATAACGAACTTCGCGCTGGAGGGGTCGATCGGCGCGGCGTTCGACCTCGCGGCGATCCGCGAGGCGGCGTTCTCCTCGCGCTACCTCGTCGGCGTCCTGCTGGGCGTCGTGCTCGGGGGCGTGATCAACACGGTCGCCTCGCCGCTCGCGTTCCTCCTCGTCGGCATCCCGCTCCTGTTCTACGGCCAGGTCGTCACCTACTACTGCTTCGGCCGCGGGTTCGCCGAGGCGACCGGCGTCCACGGCGGAGGCGACGGCGGGGTCGACCGCGAGGACGACGGCGACGCCCGGATGACGACAGAAACGCTGTAG
- a CDS encoding DUF5785 family protein: protein MSTQDWPHDPDGEQGSEGRRKYGHAVLVKKVDEEEDFPLRAGDYREEFSDHPVRLDADTVVAVDDIFEHIDDDTEFEDIVTFHKAVGEAMRDNGYWTYEGAEAFTRTRG, encoded by the coding sequence ATGAGCACGCAGGACTGGCCGCACGACCCCGACGGCGAGCAGGGAAGCGAGGGCCGCCGGAAGTACGGGCACGCGGTACTCGTGAAGAAGGTCGACGAGGAAGAGGACTTCCCGCTTCGCGCGGGCGACTACCGCGAGGAGTTCAGCGACCACCCGGTTCGGCTCGACGCCGACACCGTCGTCGCGGTCGACGACATCTTCGAACACATCGACGACGACACCGAGTTCGAGGACATCGTCACCTTCCACAAGGCCGTCGGCGAGGCGATGCGCGACAACGGCTACTGGACCTACGAGGGCGCAGAGGCGTTCACCCGCACTCGCGGGTGA